The genomic stretch aagaagtctcctttcttAATTGGAAtgaggccttgagccttgtagagatggttagtgagctcgttggagtaggcttgagagagtggcttgaacagcactacatcgagcggctggagcgtatgagtcgaatggggaggaaggatcatgaggaggatcctatggcgatcgcagtacttgataaactccatcgtgaggtgagatccatggccatcaaggatgagcaatcgccatctccctgatcgctgctttgtatagcgatcaaacacctgctctagccaagctaggcctacgtcattgtttgaccagcctgttagagatgatgagacaaagacctcatgttctcctgccttaatatcctccacccaactcgatcgtatggctccatttttagctgcgtagataagggctggaggcagcgagctcccatcggcgcagcagcaggccaggagtgtcagaaactcgcgtgatccatcctggagagatgctcgaacctctttcttatcccattgacgcctgctaAATATCCTCTTACTCCTGCCTATCATACCAATAAGGAAGCCCTtttcatccatattgtatatatctcgagcctctaggtggtattcggtgatcttctggtgcagcagctcgaagtagagtctatactttgactcagaatcagccaggtggcgcgtacgatccatggcggtggtccactttgagataagatagatctcgtgtcggttaatgaagcgagtaacccagctctcgctgagctgctgatgggctacttctgatgagaaattcctgatcatctctcttgtagGAGGTAGGCCTTGCTTAGTGAGCTTAGTGATATATCGTACAAGCTCTAACTCTTGTTGTGGGCCGATAGCTTGCTGCTGAGCGTATCCATCGCTCCTAGGCCCTGTCACGCGCCTCCATCTTCGCCCTAGCGTTGAGCGGTTAACCCCCCATTTTTCAGCAACTTCTTTTAATGTGAATTTCTCTCCTGGATCGCGCGATTCTAAATCTGCAATCGCTTCATCAATCGGAGCCATAGTTGTGGAGTTATTGCGCGTCAAAGTTGTAGTATTGAGACACGCGTCGGTGTTCGGCGGGGCATGAGATGAATCCGGGCATgaggtgcacggacacgttatTTATTCTTATTTCAGGAGCGACGTGCTACATCACAAACTATCTAGATTAGATATATAACTACCGCCCGTTATTATTAAGAAACAACATATAGGCTAGTAGTATAAAGATTTAGATACGAGGATACGGGACTATAGACATTACGCTGCAACATTAGCATAAGATAACAAAGCTAGTGCTGCGAGATATAGCAATCTGCCTAGAGATCGTATATAATCTAGTATTGTCGCGGAAatggacttgatgttggacgtcggatgatcacgtgatcggatcgggTCTTTGAGACTCCGGATCCGTGCCAAGGGACTGATCCATCATGTACAAATACCGGACCAGCCGTCTGATCTTTCTGATCCTTAGAGCAATCAATGATCCCACTCTTGAACGAATCTGATCGGTGTCATCCCAACTATCATAAGTATCCTTCTAACTACTACGGCAGAGAGGAATCTAGTAGGATACTAAATTAAACCTAACCAACCTACGAGGACTAGACGATTAAGTTATAAGCAACTTCTTCGAAAATTTTGGCTAGTAGGTATTAGAGTATAATCCTCTAGCCTAGGTATTTATCTTTATAAAAGCTATCACAGCACGCACGCAGCAAGGACTAAATAAGGCCTTAGCGATGCTGTGGCACAAGAGACTTAGCTACTTAGGACTAGCAGTAATCGAGCATCTCGTGTAGCAGTCTAAGGGGGTGCGAGTTTAAGAGGTAACGACAGTATAATGCGACTCCTGCGGAAGAGCTAAGTCTAAGAGACAGATACAACGCTTACAGCGAACTAACGACGAAGGCCTCAGAGAGCGACTCGCTATCGACTTCTATATATACCAAGCCTAGGCTATTATAAAAGAGAAGAGCTAAATGCTTATTACTAATTATTTTTTAGGCCTCTAATAGGACCTATACTTTACTAATAACTAGACAGCTAAGTCTATTATCTA from Pyrenophora tritici-repentis strain M4 chromosome 1, whole genome shotgun sequence encodes the following:
- a CDS encoding TolA, Membrane protein involved in colicin uptake, with the protein product MAPIDEAIADLESRDPGEKFTLKEVAEKWGVNRSTLGRRWRRVTGPRSDGYAQQQAIGPQQELELVRYITKLTKQGLPPTREMIRNFSSEVAHQQLSESWVTRFINRHEIYLISKWTTAMDRTRHLADSESKYRLYFELLHQKITEYHLEARDIYNMDEKGFLIGMIGRSKRIFSRRQWDKKEVRASLQDGSREFLTLLACCCADGSSLPPALIYAAKNGAIRSSWVEDIKAGEHEVFVSSSLTGWSNNDVGLAWLEQVFDRYTKQRSGRWRLLILDGHGSHLTMEFIKYCDRHRILLMILPPHSTHTLQPLDVVLFKPLSQAYSNELTNHLYKAQGLIPIKKGDFFPLFWRAWQASFKQSTILKAFEATGIWPIDPNVILRRFASTPEAERSSSSGLSDHDWRKLDRLVRAAVNDSHQYEARKLRSSVHHPSVQYKLLQHENEGLKEALQHKKKHKKKGKALDLQQRQEYHGGSVFWSPRKIREARAREVVRERDKIEEKLQKAQAKKQREEVQLQRQVKLEEKRVERQRLKEIRELERAEKAAERARKVEAQHQKKATQQAQQRKRKASRAPSSKNKRQKRAMEDRARDRVASPPSPPPPKTTSRGRNVNLPQKFR